A stretch of the Haloarcula ordinaria genome encodes the following:
- a CDS encoding 3-hydroxyacyl-CoA dehydrogenase/enoyl-CoA hydratase family protein has translation MDFEDIDTIAVLGAGNMGHGIAEVAALAGYEVRMRDINDEFVQDGYDNIEWSLNKLAEKDQLSQEDADAALDRVTPLVDVEEAVGDADVVIEAVPEKMEIKKDVYQEVVEYAPTEAIFATNTSSLSITELSEVTDRPEQFCGMHFFNPPVRMALVEVISGAHTSEETLDAIEQLAEAFDKSPVRVRKDSPGFIVNRILVPLMNEACWLVHDDEATIAEVDATTKFAIGLPMGALELSDQVGNDVGLHVLEYLHEVLGDAYTPCPLLEQKVEEEKLGKKSGEGFYDYEDGGVEIPRDAARDDIETRLLALLANEVGKLVENDVAPVSDIDEAVMLGGGWPDGPAKMTDTAGLETLVETLDELHDETDDPRFEASEGLRNAAEAGGFYGSDDEEAAATYDTINVETLDGHVGHIELDRPHRMNTVSTEMLDELGDAIDQLSEDDDVRAVLVTGAGDKAFSAGADVVSAASNANPLDGIELSKAGQETFGKFEECPMPVVAGIDGYTLGGGMEMATAADLRVASERSTFGQPEHNLGLLPGWGGTQRLANIVGEGRAKEIIFTADHFDAAEMADYGFVNDVVGNDELFDEALALAEKLAAGPPIAQDFTKRAMHAGRDDEDAGLAVESQAFGHLFGTEDLMEGITAFSADRDPEFEGK, from the coding sequence ATGGATTTCGAGGACATCGACACTATCGCGGTACTCGGCGCGGGGAACATGGGCCACGGCATCGCAGAAGTGGCCGCCCTCGCCGGATACGAGGTCCGGATGCGGGACATCAACGACGAGTTCGTCCAGGACGGCTACGACAACATCGAGTGGTCGCTGAACAAGCTCGCGGAGAAAGACCAGCTCTCCCAGGAGGACGCCGACGCGGCGCTGGACCGGGTCACGCCGCTCGTCGACGTCGAGGAGGCCGTGGGCGACGCCGACGTGGTCATCGAAGCCGTCCCCGAGAAGATGGAGATCAAGAAGGACGTCTACCAGGAGGTCGTCGAGTACGCCCCCACAGAGGCCATCTTCGCGACCAACACCTCCAGTCTCTCTATCACTGAACTCTCCGAAGTGACCGACCGCCCCGAGCAGTTCTGCGGGATGCACTTCTTCAACCCGCCGGTGCGTATGGCGCTGGTCGAGGTCATCTCCGGCGCACACACGAGCGAGGAGACGCTCGACGCCATCGAGCAACTCGCCGAGGCCTTCGACAAGTCCCCGGTCCGGGTCCGCAAAGACTCGCCCGGCTTCATCGTCAACCGCATCCTCGTCCCCCTGATGAACGAGGCCTGCTGGCTCGTTCACGACGACGAGGCGACCATCGCCGAGGTGGACGCGACGACGAAGTTCGCAATCGGCCTGCCGATGGGCGCGCTGGAACTGTCCGACCAGGTCGGCAACGACGTCGGCCTGCACGTGCTGGAGTACCTCCACGAGGTGCTGGGCGACGCCTACACGCCGTGTCCGCTCCTCGAACAGAAGGTCGAGGAGGAGAAGCTCGGCAAGAAGTCCGGCGAAGGGTTCTACGACTACGAAGACGGCGGCGTGGAGATTCCGCGCGACGCCGCTCGTGACGACATCGAGACGCGACTGCTCGCCCTGCTGGCCAACGAGGTGGGGAAACTCGTCGAGAACGACGTCGCGCCCGTCTCGGACATCGACGAAGCCGTGATGCTCGGCGGTGGCTGGCCGGACGGACCGGCGAAGATGACCGACACCGCCGGTCTGGAGACGCTGGTCGAGACGCTCGACGAACTGCACGACGAGACGGACGACCCGCGATTCGAGGCGAGCGAGGGCCTCCGGAACGCCGCCGAGGCGGGCGGGTTCTACGGCAGCGATGACGAGGAGGCGGCGGCGACGTACGACACCATCAACGTCGAGACGCTCGACGGGCACGTCGGCCACATCGAACTCGACAGACCACACCGGATGAACACGGTCAGCACGGAGATGTTAGACGAGCTCGGCGACGCCATCGACCAACTCAGCGAGGACGACGACGTCAGGGCGGTGCTCGTGACCGGCGCCGGCGACAAGGCGTTCTCGGCGGGCGCCGACGTCGTCTCCGCGGCGAGCAACGCGAACCCGCTCGACGGCATCGAACTCTCGAAGGCCGGCCAGGAGACGTTCGGCAAGTTCGAGGAGTGCCCGATGCCGGTCGTCGCCGGCATCGACGGCTACACGCTCGGCGGCGGGATGGAGATGGCGACGGCAGCCGACCTCCGGGTCGCCTCCGAGCGCTCGACCTTCGGCCAGCCCGAGCACAATCTCGGCCTGCTCCCCGGATGGGGCGGCACCCAGCGGCTCGCGAACATCGTCGGCGAGGGCCGCGCGAAGGAGATAATCTTCACCGCCGACCACTTCGACGCCGCGGAGATGGCCGACTACGGCTTCGTCAACGACGTCGTCGGGAACGACGAGCTGTTCGACGAGGCACTCGCCCTGGCCGAGAAGCTGGCCGCCGGGCCGCCCATCGCACAGGACTTCACCAAGCGAGCGATGCACGCGGGACGCGACGACGAGGACGCGGGCCTCGCCGTCGAATCGCAGGCCTTCGGCCACCTCTTCGGAACAGAGGACCTGATGGAGGGTATCACCGCGTTCTCCGCCGACCGCGACCCCGAGTTCGAGGGGAAGTAA
- a CDS encoding acyl-CoA dehydrogenase family protein, with product MDFALSDEQRQVREEVRRFAENELKPVATEYDRAEKYPGEIVEKAAEMGLTGSNIPLEYGGAGYDTLTNVILAEELFAADPGIGLCIQSAAFGADAVIGFGTDEQKARFLEPVATGEAVMGAAISEPDSGSDVSSVSTQARKEGDEWVIDGTKMWITNGTVGDYFVVLCETDPDAEGRYNGFSQIVVESDRDGFEAEKITGKLGIRASDTAELLLDEVRVPEENLVGTRGAGFLQLMQFFDETRTGVAAQGVGIARGAAERALEYAKEREQFGRPITEFQAIQHKLAEMYTEIEAARQLTYKSAWSVDHSDDQLTQLASMAKEKASRVAVEVADEAVQIHGGAGYVDDFDVERFYRDAKITQIYEGTTEIQKNIIARELLGKGMV from the coding sequence ATGGACTTCGCACTCTCAGACGAACAGCGTCAGGTCCGCGAGGAGGTCCGCCGGTTCGCCGAGAACGAGCTGAAACCGGTCGCGACGGAGTACGACCGTGCGGAGAAATATCCCGGCGAAATCGTCGAGAAGGCCGCCGAGATGGGGTTGACCGGCAGCAACATCCCGCTGGAGTACGGTGGTGCGGGGTACGACACGCTCACGAACGTCATCCTCGCCGAGGAGCTGTTCGCGGCCGACCCTGGCATCGGGCTGTGTATCCAGTCGGCGGCGTTCGGGGCCGACGCTGTCATCGGGTTCGGCACCGACGAGCAGAAAGCGCGGTTCCTCGAACCCGTCGCCACCGGCGAGGCGGTGATGGGCGCAGCGATATCCGAACCTGACAGCGGCTCGGACGTCTCCTCGGTGTCGACCCAGGCTCGCAAGGAAGGCGACGAGTGGGTCATCGACGGGACGAAGATGTGGATAACGAACGGCACCGTCGGCGACTACTTCGTCGTGCTCTGTGAGACCGACCCCGACGCCGAGGGGCGGTACAACGGTTTCTCACAGATCGTCGTCGAATCCGACCGCGACGGCTTCGAGGCCGAGAAGATAACGGGGAAACTGGGCATCCGGGCGTCCGATACGGCCGAACTCCTCCTCGACGAGGTGCGCGTCCCCGAGGAGAACCTCGTCGGGACCCGGGGTGCCGGCTTCCTCCAGTTGATGCAGTTCTTCGACGAGACCCGGACGGGCGTTGCCGCCCAGGGCGTCGGCATCGCCCGCGGGGCCGCCGAGCGCGCCCTGGAGTACGCGAAAGAACGCGAACAGTTCGGCCGTCCCATCACGGAGTTCCAGGCCATCCAGCACAAACTCGCGGAGATGTACACCGAGATAGAGGCCGCCCGCCAGCTCACCTACAAGTCCGCCTGGAGCGTCGACCACTCCGACGACCAGCTCACCCAGCTGGCCTCGATGGCCAAGGAGAAGGCCTCGCGGGTCGCCGTCGAGGTGGCCGACGAGGCGGTCCAGATTCACGGTGGGGCCGGCTACGTCGACGACTTCGACGTCGAACGGTTCTACCGCGACGCGAAGATAACCCAGATATACGAGGGGACCACGGAGATTCAGAAGAACATCATCGCCCGGGAACTCCTCGGGAAGGGGATGGTCTGA
- the cysE gene encoding serine O-acetyltransferase, translating into MFTTLREDVRTAMAKDPAAVSALEVVLTYAGLHAVWLYRLAHALWVRDHSLSARLVSHLARFLTGVEIHPGATIGDRLFIDHGMGTVIGETAELGDDVLLYHGVTLGGKSMRREKRHPTLEDGVTVGASATLLGPITVGEDATVGAGAVVADDVPPGTTVVGNPARPVGTEDAANQPDPAVVDG; encoded by the coding sequence ATGTTCACCACACTCAGAGAAGACGTCCGGACGGCGATGGCGAAAGACCCCGCTGCGGTCAGCGCCCTCGAAGTCGTCCTCACCTACGCCGGCCTCCACGCTGTCTGGCTGTATCGCCTGGCCCACGCGCTGTGGGTCCGTGACCACTCCCTGTCTGCGCGCCTCGTCTCGCACCTCGCACGGTTCCTGACCGGCGTCGAGATACACCCTGGAGCGACTATCGGCGACCGGCTGTTCATCGACCACGGGATGGGCACTGTTATCGGCGAGACGGCGGAACTCGGCGACGACGTGCTGTTGTATCACGGCGTCACGCTGGGTGGCAAGTCGATGCGCCGGGAGAAGCGGCATCCGACGCTCGAAGACGGGGTCACGGTCGGCGCAAGCGCTACGCTCCTCGGGCCGATAACGGTCGGCGAGGACGCCACCGTCGGCGCCGGCGCCGTCGTCGCGGACGACGTTCCTCCAGGGACCACGGTTGTCGGCAACCCCGCACGACCGGTCGGGACCGAGGACGCCGCGAACCAACCGGACCCCGCAGTCGTCGACGGCTGA
- a CDS encoding DNA-3-methyladenine glycosylase family protein yields MSDSPHETLRADDDLGPLVEAHGELTLDPADDLFERLVVSILRQQVSMASAAATRERLFDAVSVTPEGILAADDQVLRDAGLSRQKTRYVNEVAEAFQRAGYSIAFFEGMSDDAVRAELTGITGVGEWTADMQLLFALGREDVFPVGDLGIRKGFRAVVGDVEDRDAMSAYAERWAPYRSYASLYLWRATEDIAESVDEVDES; encoded by the coding sequence ATGAGCGATTCGCCCCACGAGACGCTGCGAGCGGACGACGACCTCGGCCCGCTCGTCGAGGCCCACGGCGAGCTCACGCTCGACCCGGCCGACGACCTCTTCGAGCGCCTGGTCGTCTCCATCCTCCGTCAGCAGGTCTCGATGGCGTCGGCCGCAGCGACCCGCGAACGGCTGTTCGACGCCGTCTCGGTTACGCCCGAGGGAATCCTGGCTGCCGACGACCAGGTCCTCCGGGACGCCGGGCTCTCACGGCAGAAGACCCGGTACGTCAACGAGGTCGCCGAGGCGTTCCAGCGAGCGGGGTACTCGATCGCCTTCTTCGAAGGGATGTCCGACGACGCGGTTCGGGCGGAGCTGACCGGTATCACCGGCGTCGGCGAGTGGACGGCCGACATGCAACTGCTGTTCGCCCTCGGTCGGGAGGACGTCTTCCCGGTGGGCGACCTCGGCATCAGAAAGGGGTTCCGGGCAGTCGTCGGCGACGTCGAGGACCGCGACGCGATGTCGGCGTACGCAGAGAGGTGGGCCCCGTACCGGAGCTACGCGTCGCTGTATCTCTGGCGGGCGACCGAGGACATCGCAGAGAGCGTCGACGAAGTCGACGAGTCGTAG